A genomic window from Candidatus Methylacidiphilum fumarolicum includes:
- a CDS encoding class I SAM-dependent methyltransferase, with product MKNRRDYCFAVEKPAFPFLFLKGRNIKIEGWFLGPNGQKAKKIWVQLKNHIYIANCTRREDVREKFLQSGKKVDSNCGFEVEIELSRGMKNLVLSADIGSGKRIDIARFVVFVSRKAKECESKKMDNNLEPIEDWYPYGATLESRWGYSKEPHSILSNILESGYETYQKFLLDCKTYLPDLLSIETTPRTQTDPFWMNGWFDSLDALALYGMVALKKPNVFLEIGSGHSTRFAYLAKKRCSQSTKIVSIDPAPRSEIDQLCDEVYPLPLQQMGLLMFEQLEAGDILFFDGSHRLLQASDVTVFFLEVLPIIKPGVIIHLHDIFLPFDYPPQWAKRFYSEAYVLAVLFAFAAEKFEILFPSAFVATKPELTTIFNELWQKYGSNGLKPHGGSFWFMKKI from the coding sequence ATGAAGAACAGGAGGGATTATTGTTTTGCCGTGGAAAAACCAGCTTTTCCTTTTCTTTTTCTAAAAGGAAGAAACATAAAAATCGAAGGCTGGTTTTTAGGGCCTAATGGACAGAAGGCTAAAAAAATTTGGGTTCAGCTCAAAAACCATATTTATATAGCCAATTGCACGAGACGGGAAGATGTAAGAGAAAAGTTTTTGCAGTCGGGAAAGAAAGTCGATTCGAATTGTGGGTTTGAGGTGGAGATCGAGTTAAGCAGAGGGATGAAAAACCTCGTTCTTTCGGCAGATATAGGCTCAGGCAAAAGGATCGACATAGCCAGGTTCGTGGTATTTGTAAGCAGAAAAGCCAAAGAGTGTGAATCAAAAAAAATGGATAATAATCTAGAGCCAATCGAAGATTGGTATCCTTATGGAGCAACATTGGAATCCAGGTGGGGTTACAGCAAAGAGCCCCATTCGATCCTGTCGAATATCCTGGAATCGGGCTATGAAACCTATCAAAAGTTCTTGCTCGATTGCAAAACTTATCTGCCTGATTTGCTTTCAATCGAAACAACTCCTAGGACCCAAACGGATCCTTTCTGGATGAACGGATGGTTCGATAGCCTGGATGCCTTAGCGTTATATGGAATGGTGGCTTTAAAAAAACCAAACGTTTTTTTGGAGATCGGTTCTGGGCATTCAACTCGGTTTGCTTATCTGGCGAAGAAAAGATGTTCGCAGTCAACAAAAATTGTTTCCATAGATCCAGCTCCCAGGTCTGAAATTGACCAGTTGTGTGATGAAGTCTATCCTCTTCCCTTACAGCAAATGGGCCTGTTGATGTTTGAGCAGTTGGAAGCAGGCGACATCCTTTTTTTTGATGGTTCTCATAGGCTCTTGCAAGCTTCCGATGTAACTGTATTTTTCCTCGAAGTCTTGCCCATCATCAAGCCTGGAGTTATCATCCACCTCCATGACATATTCCTTCCCTTTGACTATCCCCCTCAATGGGCAAAAAGGTTTTATTCAGAAGCATACGTCTTAGCTGTGCTCTTTGCTTTTGCTGCCGAGAAGTTTGAGATTCTTTTCCCATCGGCTTTCGTAGCAACCAAGCCCGAACTAACGACTATTTTTAATGAACTTTGGCAGAAGTATGGATCGAATGGATTAAAACCGCATGGTGGATCTTTTTGGTTTATGAAAAAGATCTAA
- a CDS encoding glycosyltransferase family 2 protein has protein sequence MTGRFAELLDTVILISLIWMSPIGKICFSLEEPKKRLFFSKERKICFRGYFFDSFGRKAKQVILQYKNERILAGSQHREDIQRWYAKSNIQIEKEVGFEGWIELSRGLKEIDILAELSGGRTLRLARYYSFVYGAATPHSKIEQQANPVCLPSAYFCLDAPQAEELIITEDIFLEVRGWVFDTEGNPPSSVIVKNPARVFPCKAIARSDVKAEHPILKDIWCGFLGRMPLDENLFEYIVEAEFPSGKKLEIGKFSARSFNREEREKWNQDRYKEWFVQYGQFVGREEELLRRRIKGFAYKPIFSVVMVVGLGDRLEGVLATVRSVVGQWYEQWELLLVLYGGRKLTVEELRGVGGEGKLRVIEVNSSEKGKAKEVGVREACGEYCLLLDSGEELVAHALYVFVEALQEDKRLDLLFGDEDQLSDGGEVHSPVFKPGFNYDLLRSVNYLGRPVVFRKQKAMEVGGFDEGLEGAEEWDLYLRMTTDRVDGHGVCHLPYVLCHRGGEAVARGGVVKEEVEREVVWRDCTRRGVGVERIERLKGGWRIRYGIGEAKPLVSIVMPSKCQLTYLRPCVESIMSKTSYDRYELLLVVNEKRLRNAEVRQYLEGLSGGEGKVRLVVYPDEPFNYAKINNAAVREARGRYWRC, from the coding sequence TTGACGGGACGGTTTGCAGAGTTATTAGATACAGTCATTTTAATCAGTTTAATTTGGATGTCTCCAATTGGTAAAATTTGTTTTTCTCTTGAAGAGCCTAAAAAGAGGTTATTTTTTTCGAAAGAAAGAAAAATTTGTTTTCGAGGCTATTTTTTCGATTCATTTGGAAGGAAAGCCAAGCAGGTTATTCTCCAATACAAAAATGAAAGGATATTAGCTGGTTCGCAGCATAGGGAAGATATCCAAAGGTGGTATGCCAAATCGAATATCCAGATTGAAAAAGAAGTCGGCTTTGAAGGCTGGATCGAATTAAGCCGCGGATTAAAAGAAATCGACATCTTAGCTGAACTCTCTGGCGGCCGAACCCTCCGGCTAGCTCGCTATTATAGCTTCGTTTATGGAGCAGCAACACCCCACTCAAAGATTGAGCAACAAGCAAATCCGGTTTGCCTTCCGTCCGCATACTTTTGTCTTGATGCCCCTCAAGCTGAAGAGCTGATAATAACAGAAGATATTTTTCTTGAAGTTAGGGGTTGGGTTTTTGATACAGAAGGCAATCCTCCAAGTTCTGTAATAGTAAAAAACCCAGCGCGAGTGTTCCCCTGCAAAGCAATCGCTCGCAGCGATGTGAAAGCGGAGCATCCAATTTTAAAAGATATCTGGTGTGGCTTTTTGGGCAGGATGCCCTTAGATGAAAATCTCTTTGAATACATTGTGGAAGCAGAGTTTCCCAGTGGAAAGAAGCTTGAGATTGGCAAGTTTTCTGCCCGTTCTTTCAATAGAGAAGAAAGAGAGAAATGGAATCAGGATCGCTACAAGGAGTGGTTTGTCCAGTATGGTCAGTTTGTGGGCAGAGAAGAGGAGCTATTGAGGCGGCGGATTAAGGGGTTTGCCTACAAGCCAATCTTTTCGGTTGTGATGGTGGTGGGGTTAGGGGATAGGCTAGAGGGAGTGTTAGCGACAGTACGGTCCGTAGTAGGGCAGTGGTATGAGCAGTGGGAACTGCTTTTGGTGTTGTATGGGGGTAGGAAACTGACCGTAGAGGAGCTTAGGGGTGTGGGAGGAGAAGGTAAGCTAAGGGTAATAGAGGTGAACTCTTCAGAGAAGGGGAAGGCAAAGGAGGTGGGGGTAAGGGAGGCATGTGGGGAGTACTGCCTGCTATTGGACAGTGGGGAAGAGCTAGTGGCGCATGCGTTGTATGTATTTGTGGAGGCGCTTCAGGAGGATAAGAGGTTGGATTTACTTTTTGGGGATGAGGACCAGCTGAGTGATGGGGGAGAGGTGCACAGTCCGGTATTCAAGCCTGGGTTTAATTATGATTTATTGAGATCGGTGAACTATTTAGGAAGGCCGGTGGTTTTTAGGAAGCAGAAGGCGATGGAGGTGGGAGGGTTTGACGAGGGGCTAGAGGGGGCAGAGGAGTGGGATCTTTATTTAAGGATGACGACTGACAGGGTGGATGGGCATGGGGTCTGTCATCTGCCTTATGTGCTGTGTCATCGGGGAGGGGAGGCGGTGGCTAGAGGGGGTGTGGTGAAGGAGGAAGTGGAGCGGGAGGTGGTGTGGAGGGATTGTACGCGACGAGGGGTAGGAGTGGAAAGGATAGAGAGGCTTAAGGGAGGGTGGCGGATACGGTATGGGATAGGGGAGGCGAAGCCACTGGTGAGCATCGTGATGCCCTCGAAGTGTCAGCTTACTTATCTTAGGCCCTGTGTAGAGAGTATAATGAGCAAGACGAGCTATGACCGCTACGAGTTATTGTTAGTGGTGAATGAGAAGCGGCTGAGGAATGCGGAGGTGAGGCAGTATTTGGAGGGGTTGAGTGGGGGGGAGGGGAAGGTGCGGCTGGTGGTGTATCCGGATGAGCCATTTAACTATGCGAAGATTAACAATGCGGCGGTGAGGGAGGCGCGGGGGAGGTATTGGCGTTGTTGA
- a CDS encoding glycosyltransferase family 2 protein, whose product MNDDLEVITGDWLEEMVGHAMRAEVGAVGAMLYYPDGTIQHAGVILAERGIPDHRLRNVRKEEAAEGGYLWYEQNLSAVTAACVVMRKACFMEVGGFDESYAIDLNDIDLCLRLRQRGYLIVWTPFAEFYHYESVSKMADIAEQYALWSEENSKFIKKWLPVFPLDPYYNPNLSFKPPYYKLSFPPRVKPLIR is encoded by the coding sequence TTGAATGATGATTTAGAAGTGATTACAGGGGATTGGCTTGAGGAGATGGTAGGGCATGCGATGCGGGCTGAGGTGGGGGCGGTAGGGGCGATGCTTTACTATCCGGATGGGACGATACAGCATGCTGGGGTGATATTAGCGGAGCGGGGGATTCCGGATCATAGGCTTAGGAATGTGAGGAAGGAGGAGGCAGCGGAGGGGGGCTATCTTTGGTATGAGCAGAATTTGAGTGCGGTGACGGCGGCCTGTGTGGTGATGAGGAAGGCCTGTTTTATGGAGGTGGGGGGCTTTGATGAGAGTTATGCGATAGATTTAAACGATATAGACTTATGTTTACGATTGAGGCAGAGGGGCTATTTGATAGTGTGGACGCCTTTTGCTGAGTTTTATCATTACGAGTCGGTCTCGAAGATGGCGGACATAGCGGAGCAGTATGCGCTGTGGTCGGAAGAAAATTCGAAGTTTATAAAGAAATGGCTGCCTGTTTTCCCGCTGGATCCTTATTACAACCCTAATTTGTCTTTTAAGCCGCCCTACTATAAACTCTCTTTCCCACCAAGGGTTAAACCTCTTATTCGTTGA
- a CDS encoding glycosyltransferase family 2 protein, with protein sequence MNQNRSCFFSIESPKHRFLVLGERKICFSGYFFDCYGRKANQILIKWDDKQVIVNRLDREDVQRLYAQKGIAVEKAVGFESCIELSRGLKEVDVIAELSCGEKIKLKKFFFYIWSKKYCLDPLYDNQQQLVGYYNIEKPLEKEVVSTQHYLEVSGSVVDKDGYPPRLVQIKTSTRKYPCQQICRKGIQKDYPFIKDNRCGFAGYAFLEELPKQYSIEVEFLSGQVAELATFFASLKVQEDRREKELYKKWFSSYGQFVGREEELLRRRLKGFAYKPIFSVVMVVGLGDRLEGVLATVRSVVGQWYEQWELLLVLYGGRKLAVEELRGVGGEGKLKVIEVDSSEKVKAKEVGVREACGEYCLLLDSGEELVAHALYVFVEALQGDKGLDLLFGDEDQLSDGGQGYSPVFKPGFNYDLLRSVNYLGRPVVFRKQKAMEVGGFDEGVEGAEEWDLYLRMTAGRVDGHGVCHLPYVLCHRGGEAVAGGGVVKEEVEREVVWRDCTRRGVGVERIERLKGGWRIRYGIGETKPLVSIVMPSKCQLTYLRPCVESIMSKTSYDRYELLLVVNEKRLRNAEVRQYLEGLSGGEGKVRLVVYPDEPFNYAKINNAAVREARGEVLALLNDDLEVITGDWLEEMVGHAMRAEVGAVGAMLYYPDGTIQHAGVILAERGIPDHRLRNVRKEEAAEGGYLWYEQNLSAVTAACVVMRKACFMEVGGFDESYAIDLNDIDLCLRLRQRGYLIVWTPFAEFYHYESVSKMADIAEQYGLWSEENSKFIKKWLPVFPLDPYYNPNLSFKPPYYKLSFPPRVTLLPEDWETEK encoded by the coding sequence ATGAACCAAAACCGAAGCTGTTTCTTTTCGATCGAATCCCCAAAGCATCGATTTCTTGTCTTAGGAGAAAGAAAAATCTGCTTTAGCGGCTATTTTTTTGATTGCTATGGCAGAAAAGCTAATCAGATCCTTATTAAGTGGGATGATAAACAGGTTATTGTAAATAGGTTAGACAGAGAGGATGTCCAAAGACTTTATGCTCAAAAAGGGATTGCGGTAGAAAAGGCGGTGGGTTTTGAAAGCTGCATTGAATTAAGCCGTGGCTTAAAAGAAGTTGACGTGATTGCAGAACTCTCTTGTGGAGAGAAGATAAAGCTAAAGAAATTTTTTTTCTATATTTGGTCAAAGAAGTATTGCTTAGATCCGCTCTATGATAATCAGCAGCAATTAGTTGGATATTATAATATTGAGAAGCCTCTTGAAAAAGAAGTCGTTTCAACCCAGCACTATCTCGAAGTGAGTGGTTCTGTCGTAGACAAGGATGGGTATCCACCTCGATTAGTCCAGATTAAAACATCTACTAGAAAATATCCTTGCCAGCAGATTTGCCGAAAAGGGATTCAGAAAGATTACCCGTTTATCAAAGATAATCGTTGTGGGTTTGCAGGCTACGCTTTTTTAGAAGAACTACCAAAGCAATACAGCATAGAAGTAGAGTTTCTATCTGGACAAGTGGCTGAATTAGCAACGTTCTTTGCAAGTCTAAAAGTTCAGGAGGACAGAAGAGAAAAAGAACTCTATAAAAAATGGTTCAGCAGCTACGGTCAGTTTGTGGGCAGAGAAGAGGAGCTATTGAGGCGGCGGCTTAAGGGGTTTGCCTACAAGCCAATCTTTTCGGTTGTGATGGTGGTGGGGTTAGGGGATAGGCTAGAGGGAGTGTTAGCGACAGTACGGTCCGTAGTGGGGCAGTGGTATGAGCAGTGGGAACTGCTTTTGGTGTTGTATGGGGGTAGGAAACTGGCCGTAGAGGAGCTTAGGGGTGTAGGAGGAGAGGGTAAGCTAAAGGTAATAGAGGTGGACTCTTCAGAGAAGGTGAAGGCAAAGGAGGTGGGGGTAAGGGAGGCATGTGGGGAGTACTGCCTGCTATTGGACAGTGGGGAAGAGCTAGTGGCGCATGCGTTGTATGTGTTTGTGGAAGCGCTTCAGGGGGATAAGGGGTTGGATTTACTTTTTGGGGATGAGGACCAGCTGAGTGATGGGGGGCAGGGGTACAGTCCGGTATTCAAGCCTGGGTTTAATTATGATTTATTGAGATCGGTGAACTATTTAGGGCGGCCTGTGGTCTTTAGGAAGCAGAAGGCGATGGAGGTGGGAGGGTTTGACGAGGGGGTAGAGGGGGCAGAGGAGTGGGATCTTTATTTAAGGATGACGGCTGGCAGGGTGGATGGGCATGGGGTTTGTCATCTACCTTATGTGCTGTGTCATCGGGGAGGGGAGGCGGTGGCTGGAGGGGGGGTGGTGAAGGAGGAAGTGGAGCGGGAGGTGGTGTGGAGGGATTGTACGCGACGAGGGGTAGGAGTGGAAAGGATAGAGAGGCTTAAGGGAGGGTGGCGGATACGGTATGGGATAGGGGAGACGAAGCCACTGGTGAGCATCGTGATGCCCTCGAAGTGTCAGCTTACTTATCTTAGGCCGTGTGTAGAGAGTATAATGAGCAAGACGAGCTATGACCGCTACGAGTTATTGTTAGTGGTGAATGAGAAGCGGCTGAGGAATGCGGAGGTGAGGCAGTATTTGGAGGGGTTGAGTGGGGGGGAGGGGAAGGTGCGGCTGGTGGTGTATCCGGATGAACCATTTAACTATGCGAAGATTAACAATGCGGCGGTGAGGGAGGCGCGGGGGGAGGTATTGGCGTTGTTGAATGATGATTTAGAAGTGATTACAGGGGATTGGCTTGAGGAGATGGTAGGGCATGCGATGCGGGCTGAGGTGGGGGCGGTGGGGGCGATGCTTTACTATCCGGATGGGACGATACAGCATGCTGGGGTGATATTAGCGGAGCGGGGGATTCCGGATCATAGGCTTAGGAATGTGAGGAAGGAGGAGGCAGCGGAGGGGGGCTATCTTTGGTATGAGCAGAATTTGAGTGCGGTGACGGCGGCCTGTGTGGTGATGAGGAAGGCCTGTTTTATGGAGGTGGGGGGCTTTGATGAGAGTTATGCGATAGATTTAAACGATATAGACTTATGTTTACGATTGAGGCAGAGGGGCTATTTGATAGTGTGGACGCCTTTTGCTGAGTTTTATCATTACGAGTCGGTCTCGAAGATGGCGGACATAGCGGAGCAGTATGGATTGTGGTCGGAAGAAAACTCGAAGTTTATAAAGAAATGGCTGCCTGTTTTCCCGCTGGATCCTTATTACAACCCTAATTTGTCTTTTAAGCCGCCCTACTATAAACTCTCTTTCCCACCAAGGGTAACGCTTCTGCCTGAGGATTGGGAAACAGAGAAGTAG
- a CDS encoding glycosyltransferase family 2 protein, giving the protein MIGTSMMMGSVSKAHNVHYVIENPKSAVLFLKDRLLYVSGWFLGPEGKTAKKIIAQSKNSVFEAEIIERPDVEQRYSSREVSIRRDCGFEIFCDLSRGVKYVVIKAQEDSGKWIKLGSFIVIVQKTERKKTIDSYYQHWLELFDSISPKDQEKIKARITKLSIQPLFSVLMPVYNTPEKYLIESIESVRNQIYPHWELCISDDASSDPAIRRILEDYRRKDPRIKVTFRETNGHMSANSNSALELAEGEFIVLLDSDDLLAPHALYMVVEEINRFPEVCILYSDEDKIDEKGKRYSPFFKPDWNPDLFRSQNLISHLGVYRRDVVKKVGGFRIGYEGAQDWDLALRVWEQVGDKAIRHIPYVLYHWRAVSGSTALDINIKPYAAKSARNAIVDHLARKQIKAIVLPAGPYFEYHRILYDIPKPYPKVSLIMLSAFKHSLVKDCIESILFKTDYKNFELLIVVNGPNCTRPEITTYLDHLQKRAQLRVLYDDQNAFNYSKLNNWAAEQVDSNIIGFINDDLEVLHPDWLTELVRQICRPEIAAVGAKLFYPHGTIQHAGVVLLVGGVATHRFSGFSREYSGYFSNALLQQNIGCVTAACMLIKKEVFEEVGKFDENLSIDFGDVDLCCKLISKGYWISWTPYAELIHHESKSRGRQASEHSKKEWIYWREKWGKVINEDPFYNPCLSLECPYALAFPPRRKNPWNQ; this is encoded by the coding sequence ATGATAGGAACGAGTATGATGATGGGTTCGGTAAGCAAAGCACATAATGTGCATTACGTGATAGAAAATCCCAAAAGCGCGGTGTTGTTTCTAAAGGATAGGCTATTGTATGTTTCAGGCTGGTTTTTGGGACCGGAAGGCAAAACGGCAAAAAAAATAATTGCCCAGAGCAAAAATAGCGTATTTGAAGCTGAAATAATTGAAAGACCGGATGTAGAGCAGCGGTATTCCTCGCGGGAAGTGTCAATACGAAGGGATTGCGGTTTTGAGATTTTCTGTGATCTGAGTCGAGGTGTCAAATATGTCGTCATTAAAGCTCAAGAAGATTCGGGGAAGTGGATTAAGCTTGGAAGTTTTATTGTTATTGTTCAAAAAACGGAAAGAAAAAAAACCATCGATTCCTATTATCAACATTGGCTAGAGCTTTTTGATTCGATTTCACCAAAAGACCAAGAAAAAATAAAAGCGAGGATTACAAAATTATCGATTCAACCACTCTTTTCGGTTTTAATGCCCGTTTATAATACGCCAGAAAAATATCTTATCGAATCGATTGAGTCGGTCAGAAATCAGATCTATCCGCACTGGGAGCTATGCATATCTGACGATGCTTCATCAGATCCAGCCATTCGGCGAATTTTGGAAGACTATCGGAGGAAAGATCCAAGAATCAAGGTAACGTTCCGAGAGACCAACGGTCATATGAGCGCAAATTCAAACAGTGCACTGGAACTAGCAGAAGGAGAATTCATTGTACTTCTAGACTCGGACGATCTTCTTGCACCACATGCCCTTTATATGGTTGTGGAAGAAATTAATCGATTCCCCGAAGTCTGTATCCTGTATAGTGATGAAGATAAAATTGATGAAAAGGGCAAGCGGTATAGTCCTTTTTTTAAACCTGATTGGAATCCAGATCTTTTCCGATCTCAAAATCTCATTAGTCATCTTGGCGTCTACCGAAGGGATGTGGTAAAGAAGGTTGGAGGGTTTCGAATTGGTTATGAAGGGGCGCAAGATTGGGATTTAGCGTTGCGGGTATGGGAGCAGGTCGGAGATAAAGCTATAAGACATATTCCTTATGTTTTGTATCATTGGCGTGCGGTATCGGGTTCAACAGCTTTGGACATCAACATAAAACCGTATGCTGCAAAATCGGCAAGGAATGCCATAGTGGATCATCTAGCACGAAAACAGATCAAGGCAATAGTTCTTCCGGCGGGGCCATATTTCGAGTATCATCGGATTCTTTACGATATTCCAAAACCGTATCCCAAAGTCAGTTTGATCATGCTTTCAGCCTTCAAACATTCCTTGGTAAAAGATTGCATTGAAAGTATTCTTTTTAAGACCGATTACAAAAATTTTGAGCTTTTAATTGTTGTAAATGGTCCTAATTGTACTCGTCCAGAGATCACAACCTATCTGGATCACCTGCAAAAGAGAGCGCAGCTTAGGGTATTGTATGACGACCAGAACGCTTTTAACTATTCGAAGCTGAACAATTGGGCTGCTGAACAGGTGGATTCGAATATCATTGGATTTATTAACGACGACTTAGAAGTTCTCCATCCCGATTGGCTAACTGAATTAGTGAGGCAGATCTGCCGGCCTGAGATAGCGGCTGTGGGGGCTAAACTCTTTTATCCTCACGGTACGATCCAGCATGCTGGGGTAGTGTTGCTCGTAGGAGGAGTGGCTACTCACAGATTTTCTGGCTTTAGCAGAGAATATAGCGGATATTTTTCCAATGCCTTGCTCCAACAAAATATTGGCTGTGTGACTGCTGCCTGTATGTTGATCAAAAAAGAAGTCTTTGAAGAAGTAGGGAAGTTTGATGAAAATTTATCAATCGATTTTGGAGATGTGGATTTATGCTGCAAACTGATCAGTAAAGGCTATTGGATTAGCTGGACACCTTATGCCGAATTAATTCATCATGAGTCAAAATCTAGAGGCCGTCAAGCTAGCGAGCATTCCAAAAAAGAATGGATATATTGGCGGGAAAAATGGGGGAAAGTGATTAACGAGGATCCTTTTTATAATCCCTGCCTTTCTCTAGAATGTCCGTATGCTTTAGCCTTTCCTCCTAGAAGGAAGAATCCTTGGAATCAATAG
- a CDS encoding class I SAM-dependent methyltransferase: MNLIEEKIIRFGYFDKDYYLKNYPEVTHSGKTPFEHYMEIGWKEGKNPSPLFHTSWYLQNNPDVANSGVNPLVHYLEWGIFEGRNPVPNFIWNTRIDYPKYIANLLKSFDRQRAMALAVGSEFEYIEMGNILLDLAIQWGKLRKGKMILDVGCGSGRLAYALARSELAEQVHYIGMDIVPELLEYARDRCNRPGWEFLFNNQYKFPLADNSVDLVVFFSVLTHLLEEEGFIFLKEAKRVLKKDGRILCSYLSILDDNHRKMFIERVNSIEQGKDALLLDLYLTPEVFKEYAQMLEMQLIYNDRSRCGQYLCVMEKNQD, translated from the coding sequence ATGAACCTAATTGAAGAAAAAATAATCCGCTTTGGCTATTTCGACAAAGACTATTACTTAAAAAACTATCCGGAAGTCACTCATTCTGGGAAAACTCCCTTCGAGCACTATATGGAAATAGGATGGAAAGAGGGGAAAAACCCGAGCCCTTTATTTCATACAAGCTGGTATTTACAAAATAATCCAGATGTAGCAAATAGCGGAGTCAATCCTCTAGTCCATTATCTTGAATGGGGGATTTTCGAAGGAAGAAATCCTGTTCCCAATTTTATTTGGAACACTAGAATAGATTATCCAAAATACATAGCCAATTTACTAAAAAGCTTTGACAGGCAAAGAGCAATGGCTTTAGCCGTAGGAAGTGAATTTGAATATATAGAAATGGGGAATATCCTATTAGATCTGGCCATCCAGTGGGGCAAATTGAGAAAAGGCAAAATGATCCTCGACGTAGGATGTGGATCGGGAAGATTAGCTTACGCATTAGCTCGATCCGAACTGGCTGAGCAGGTGCATTATATAGGAATGGATATTGTTCCCGAACTTTTAGAATACGCAAGAGATAGATGTAATCGACCAGGCTGGGAATTTTTGTTTAATAACCAGTATAAATTCCCTTTAGCAGACAATTCAGTTGATCTAGTCGTGTTCTTTTCTGTCCTGACCCATCTATTGGAAGAAGAAGGTTTCATTTTCTTAAAAGAAGCTAAACGAGTGCTTAAAAAAGATGGTAGAATTCTATGCAGCTATCTAAGCATTTTAGATGACAACCATAGAAAGATGTTTATCGAGCGAGTCAACTCCATTGAACAGGGAAAAGATGCACTCTTATTGGATCTTTACCTAACTCCAGAGGTATTTAAAGAATATGCCCAAATGTTAGAGATGCAACTGATCTACAACGATCGGTCTCGATGTGGCCAATATCTCTGCGTTATGGAAAAAAATCAGGATTAA